The Danio aesculapii chromosome 7, fDanAes4.1, whole genome shotgun sequence DNA window GTTGTTATCAAAACGTGCTAAATCTGACATCTTCAAAATTTATCTTTTAGGAATTTCTTCAGTTTTTAAAGCAATAGTTTAGAATAGTTCAGAAACTTACGTTATATCatcatttatattgttttatattctaCAATTTTAGATGATCATTTAACaactttaatgttatttttttgtactGCTTGATACTCTTCACAGATtagtaaaacataataaaacatcattttgaatatagggatttttgtttgttttgtgacaaAAACAACTTCAGTTATTTGAAAGGAATTAGTTACTTAGTACTTAAAATTGtgtgtaaacctgttgctttacaattattaaataaatgaactatataATTCAAAAACAAATTAAGCCACCCTAATATTTCTGAATTTAATCAGtaattttaaatagtttagaATAGTTCAGAAACTTacattctatcatcatttatattgttttatattctaCAATTTTAGATGATCATTAACaactttaatgttatttttttgttctttgtgaAGCTCAGAAAGGTATATTTTAAGGCAAATTTGGGAAGTGTGTcacaattttttaaattctttttttaacgACATCAGCTTTGTTCAGATAGCTATAGTAGCCAAAAATGACCTTTGCATTTGTAAAGGCACATATTACTTTAATGTTGATGTAtgttttaaaagggatagttcagccaaagatttcaattctgccatcatttactcacactttgcttgttcaaaacctgtttgggtttttgtcttctgttgaacacaaaataaagtactttaaagaatgctggtaCTTTTAGTACCCATTAGCTTCCATAGTCtttttttctacaatggaagtcattGGGTGCAAAtgacattctttaaaacatcttttgtgttcaacagaagaaatagtCTCATAAATGCTTAAAACCACATGAGCATAAATGATGAGGcaactttcatttttttgtgaactataatcccagttctgggaaacatccatacacactcattcacttacatacactacggccaatttagtttattcaattcacttacagtATAGCGCACGACTGTGAGgcaagagtgctaaccactgagccaccttgtcactCCCTAAAGAAATTATATACTGctcaaaatataaaacaacacttaaacaacacttaactccaagtgttcccttAAATTTTTTGCAGTATATTTAGATTACATACACCGTGTTTCAGAAGCAGCTTATTTTAATTACTATTTCCTACTTCTTATAacacattgtgttttgtttttaggtGTCTTCTTTGTAAAACATGCCTCTTTCATGGAAACGGTGTACAGCGGGACTACTGTTTCTCTTCTGTGTACAAACATCCTAAAAGAGGCCAGTTATATATCCTGGTTCAAGCAGACAGATAATTCTCTGCCAGTCTGTATTGTTACTCAATATGTGAGTGCAAAACCTGCTGACTTCATATATTTGAACGGATTTCAGAAGAATCATATAGAGATGTCAGTGAACGCAACATTTTCTACACTGAGGATTATCAGCGTGGATGTTTCTGACTCTGGAACGTTTTTCTGTGGAAGTTTTATCACAAACCACATCAAGTTTTACAATCAAACTCAGTTAGTGGTAGTAAATGGTAACATTTAAATCTTCATTTGATCTGTTAGCatcttttatttattacagtattattatgtGCTGTTGATTAGTTAATAGTATGTTTTTTCCATCTTCAAAGCAACAAATCACTCCAAAGAAGATATTGCAAATACGGATTGTGGTACGTGTctaacaaacacataaaaaatggcCCTTTGTTATTTGAATATTCTTTCATGCGATAgtaattttgttctctttgtttttctctttctgtTTTTGATTACCTGAATGGTTTTAACAGGAACAAGTGAAGAGACATCCTGCCGTTTCTTTTACACGCTGACACTGATCTTGAGCGGCTTCATTTTGCTTCCAACTGTTTTTGCTATTTTAGTCTTAATCAAGCTGAAGAAAATGAAGAAGCAGAAAGAAGGTGTGTGAACAACAAACTATCACACATAGGGAAACATTTAACTAGTTTATTGTACAGCCAGTATAACATATTGATAGTGCATAtcagtaattaataaaataataaacaatatatttccTGTCTTGTTTTTTTCTTAGATGTGAag harbors:
- the nitr7b gene encoding novel immune-type receptor 7b; translation: MNLSGLHPLMLFLMGVFFVKHASFMETVYSGTTVSLLCTNILKEASYISWFKQTDNSLPVCIVTQYVSAKPADFIYLNGFQKNHIEMSVNATFSTLRIISVDVSDSGTFFCGSFITNHIKFYNQTQLVVVNATNHSKEDIANTDCGTSEETSCRFFYTLTLILSGFILLPTVFAILVLIKLKKMKKQKEDVKHSKNKKMSKRLQHKEQDEDLNYAALNLDKNSRRPVRSMRRVEPNVVYAATR